In Candidatus Vicinibacter proximus, the following are encoded in one genomic region:
- a CDS encoding class I SAM-dependent methyltransferase has product MAAKNAIEWHTQIARNFDQKYSTSRNFTERYAIWTNVIDKYSNLSLSVLDIGCGSGVFTFYSAEKNNKVIGIDASKEMLRICQEKMEKTGTKNVQFLNCNIESLGKNLDQKADMVICSSVLEYIEDLDSSLDLIKQIMNRDGLFLFSLPNKQSIYRKIEALTFQCIGRPKYYRYVRNVCTLKDMESKLKRLNFSIVESQYYGETPILSWLFRVFGKSQYSDNLFIIVARLIPSL; this is encoded by the coding sequence ATGGCTGCAAAAAATGCAATTGAATGGCATACACAAATTGCCAGAAATTTTGATCAGAAATATTCAACCAGTAGGAATTTTACAGAGCGGTATGCAATTTGGACTAATGTTATTGATAAGTATAGCAATCTTAGCTTAAGTGTTTTGGACATAGGTTGTGGAAGTGGGGTATTCACTTTCTATTCAGCGGAAAAGAATAATAAGGTTATTGGTATTGATGCAAGCAAAGAGATGTTGAGAATATGCCAGGAAAAGATGGAGAAAACAGGTACAAAAAATGTACAATTCCTGAATTGTAATATTGAGTCCTTAGGAAAGAACCTGGATCAGAAAGCGGATATGGTGATTTGCTCAAGTGTACTGGAATACATTGAAGATTTAGACTCATCATTAGACCTAATTAAGCAAATAATGAATAGGGATGGTCTTTTTTTGTTTTCATTACCAAACAAACAAAGTATTTACAGGAAAATAGAGGCGCTAACATTTCAATGTATTGGACGACCTAAGTATTACAGATATGTCAGAAATGTTTGTACATTGAAGGATATGGAAAGTAAGTTAAAAAGATTAAATTTTTCCATTGTAGAAAGCCAATACTATGGTGAAACTCCAATCCTGTCGTGGTTATTTCGCGTATTTGGGAAATCTCAATATTCTGATAATTTGTTTATTATTGTCGCTCGGTTAATACCGTCTTTATAA
- a CDS encoding T9SS type A sorting domain-containing protein, which yields MKKIYILLALFMGLNTSNYGQNQITEDFIYPPVDSLENSGNWYKSGIDSKYNIKVVGPGLEYKDYVGSGRGNCCLLTNSGNGDVLYHNFSKAITTGSAYLSFMFRMDNLPSSVTKGYCIGYNPNTGGTNINTSLHINRLSDTTFSLGVQKTINEDIDYVSTLFKIQKTYLIVLKYSFIPGSDNDVSSLYVFDKEVPATEPNIPMASTVDGGDYTGQGSVVLLNNYAQSGLNGCYILLDGIRVGNSWASSVLNPISSTQSVAEPPKLTSSHYPNPFQRMTTISYQIPSKGNVQINIYNETGELCAALLNEEQESGTHEIEWNADGFVAGIYLCKIKFNSIETVQKLFLVK from the coding sequence ATGAAAAAAATCTACATTTTATTGGCATTATTTATGGGACTTAACACCTCTAATTATGGACAAAACCAAATAACTGAAGATTTTATCTATCCTCCAGTGGACAGTCTTGAAAATTCAGGAAATTGGTACAAATCCGGCATTGATTCCAAATACAATATTAAAGTTGTGGGTCCGGGACTTGAATACAAGGATTATGTGGGTTCAGGCAGAGGCAACTGTTGTCTTCTTACTAACTCCGGCAACGGAGATGTGCTTTATCATAATTTTAGCAAAGCTATTACCACGGGGTCAGCCTACTTATCTTTTATGTTTCGTATGGACAATTTACCGTCTTCGGTCACAAAAGGATATTGTATAGGATATAACCCCAACACCGGCGGCACGAATATTAATACTTCCCTGCACATCAACCGGCTTTCTGATACGACATTTAGCCTTGGTGTGCAGAAAACAATTAATGAAGATATTGACTATGTTAGCACTCTATTTAAAATCCAAAAAACTTACCTTATTGTACTCAAATACAGCTTTATTCCAGGCAGTGATAACGATGTATCCTCCTTATATGTTTTTGACAAAGAGGTTCCCGCTACTGAACCAAATATACCTATGGCTTCTACTGTGGATGGAGGCGATTATACAGGTCAAGGCAGTGTGGTCTTACTCAACAATTACGCTCAATCCGGACTTAATGGATGCTACATCCTACTGGATGGTATCAGGGTGGGTAACTCCTGGGCAAGTAGTGTGTTAAATCCAATAAGTTCAACACAATCTGTAGCCGAACCACCCAAACTCACAAGTTCGCATTACCCAAATCCCTTTCAAAGAATGACCACCATTAGCTATCAGATTCCATCAAAAGGTAATGTGCAAATTAATATTTATAATGAAACAGGTGAGTTATGTGCTGCTCTTCTCAATGAGGAACAAGAAAGCGGCACTCATGAAATAGAATGGAACGCGGATGGTTTTGTGGCTGGGATCTATCTATGTAAAATCAAATTCAACAGTATAGAAACCGTCCAAAAACTCTTTCTGGTAAAATAG
- a CDS encoding ketoacyl-ACP synthase III: MKINILAIEKYLPKNILTSESLDKLSNGRKGRIEKNTGVRFRHHISDQENVCEMGAIALQKALTKSNTKAEDIDLLIYCGASYDYPVPHNSVIIKSKIANDKINFPCFDVDSTCLSFLNALDIGQLYLQSGRYHRIALVCSEVSSKALSPHDEKVFGLFGDAAVAIIIESSDLHGYIPKFIHFTNYPSGAMLAHVPIGGALNRGINTPHADLGYYFKMDGRKLIFLTIKHLDELVAKIEQSVQCKITDFDFIITHQTSKYGNEYFLDHFKLDQNKVLETLSIYGNCISASIPLGLEQLINGKLSLVNKKILLLGSGAGLSLGTIVLEF; encoded by the coding sequence ATTAAAATAAACATACTTGCGATTGAAAAATATCTTCCAAAAAATATCCTAACTTCCGAAAGCTTAGATAAATTATCAAATGGAAGAAAAGGAAGAATTGAAAAGAATACGGGGGTGCGTTTTCGCCATCATATATCTGACCAGGAGAACGTCTGTGAAATGGGAGCCATTGCCTTGCAAAAAGCTTTGACCAAATCCAATACCAAAGCAGAGGATATCGACTTGTTGATATATTGTGGTGCTTCGTACGACTATCCGGTTCCACATAATTCGGTAATCATTAAATCAAAAATAGCTAACGATAAGATTAACTTTCCCTGCTTTGATGTGGATTCAACCTGTCTAAGTTTTTTAAATGCCTTAGACATTGGGCAGTTATATTTGCAATCAGGAAGATATCACCGAATCGCTTTAGTTTGTTCTGAAGTCTCCTCAAAAGCCCTCTCACCGCATGATGAAAAAGTTTTTGGTTTATTTGGTGACGCCGCTGTAGCAATAATTATCGAATCTTCAGATCTCCATGGGTATATTCCCAAATTTATACACTTCACCAATTATCCTTCCGGTGCAATGTTAGCGCATGTACCTATTGGCGGTGCCTTAAACCGGGGAATAAACACACCTCATGCAGACTTAGGCTATTACTTTAAAATGGATGGCAGAAAACTGATATTCCTAACCATTAAACATCTGGACGAATTGGTCGCTAAAATCGAACAAAGTGTCCAGTGCAAAATAACTGATTTTGATTTCATCATTACACACCAAACAAGCAAATACGGAAATGAATATTTTCTAGATCACTTCAAGCTTGATCAAAATAAAGTATTGGAAACCCTATCGATATACGGAAATTGCATTTCTGCTTCCATTCCACTTGGTTTGGAACAATTGATAAACGGTAAACTATCACTCGTGAACAAAAAAATATTGCTACTTGGTTCAGGAGCCGGTTTGAGCTTAGGGACAATAGTTTTAGAATTTTGA
- a CDS encoding adenylate synthase, which produces MFFKIKILKYWLIILLSPKHKSRAALEAFQAKRMNSFARKTLIKSPFYQPYFTNKIINWNAVPFITKTEFMDSFNEINTTGVKLDEAMQVALKAEHSRDFTSKINEITVGLSTGTSGKRGLFLVSEDERAHWAALVMKRVIKPKLFKKQKVAFFLRANSNLYSSVASSLFEFKYFDIFNPINMLLDELNLFQPHVLAAQPSVLIDIAEAQLKQTIHIEPFKIISFAEVLHQNDKENIETIFRIKITEVYQCTEGFLGVSCAKGTMHLNEDFIHFGKDWVDENKFHPIVTDFSRHCQPVVKYKMNDLLQIKMSACECGSKHLAIEKIIGRDDDVLIINHIKVYPDLVTRKIAMHTDSFQKYTITQMSSNELQIEIDCPEKKWIDTKNIFESVLNNLFNELGIKDVEYQFYNKPIHSPGNKIRKIKRLNY; this is translated from the coding sequence ATGTTCTTTAAAATTAAAATATTAAAATATTGGTTGATTATACTTTTGTCTCCCAAGCATAAATCCAGGGCAGCTCTTGAAGCCTTCCAAGCCAAACGAATGAATTCATTTGCCAGGAAAACACTCATTAAATCCCCTTTTTATCAACCTTATTTCACCAATAAAATAATCAATTGGAATGCAGTCCCTTTTATTACAAAAACAGAATTCATGGATTCTTTCAATGAAATCAATACAACAGGGGTAAAATTGGATGAAGCCATGCAGGTAGCTCTAAAAGCAGAACATTCCAGAGATTTTACCAGTAAAATCAATGAAATAACCGTTGGTTTATCTACAGGAACAAGTGGTAAGCGAGGCTTATTTTTAGTATCCGAAGACGAAAGGGCACATTGGGCAGCACTGGTGATGAAAAGAGTAATTAAACCAAAACTATTTAAAAAACAAAAAGTAGCGTTTTTCCTAAGGGCAAATAGCAATCTATATTCTTCTGTTGCTTCCAGCTTGTTTGAGTTTAAATACTTCGATATTTTTAATCCAATAAACATGCTATTGGATGAATTAAATTTATTCCAGCCGCATGTATTGGCAGCACAACCATCCGTACTGATAGATATAGCTGAGGCACAACTAAAACAAACCATCCATATTGAACCATTTAAAATAATTTCATTTGCAGAAGTATTACATCAAAATGACAAGGAAAATATAGAGACTATTTTTCGCATCAAAATTACTGAGGTATATCAATGCACCGAAGGTTTCTTAGGCGTTAGCTGTGCAAAGGGCACCATGCACTTAAATGAGGATTTCATTCACTTTGGTAAGGACTGGGTGGATGAAAATAAATTTCACCCAATTGTAACTGATTTCTCAAGACATTGCCAGCCCGTAGTGAAATACAAGATGAATGATCTTTTACAAATTAAAATGTCTGCATGCGAATGTGGTTCAAAACATTTGGCCATAGAAAAAATAATTGGAAGAGATGATGATGTACTCATAATTAATCATATAAAAGTTTACCCGGATTTGGTGACTCGAAAAATTGCTATGCATACAGACAGTTTTCAAAAATACACCATCACACAAATGAGTTCAAACGAACTACAAATTGAAATTGACTGCCCAGAAAAAAAATGGATAGACACTAAAAATATATTCGAATCCGTATTAAATAATTTATTTAATGAATTAGGCATTAAGGATGTTGAATATCAATTCTACAATAAACCAATACATAGTCCCGGAAACAAAATAAGAAAAATAAAGCGGTTGAATTATTAA